A region of Toxorhynchites rutilus septentrionalis strain SRP chromosome 1, ASM2978413v1, whole genome shotgun sequence DNA encodes the following proteins:
- the LOC129762782 gene encoding opsin-1-like has product MAYYGPSAGMWGQGMSNMTVVDKVPPELVHLVDPHWQQFPPMNPLWHSIIGFVIFVLGVISVCGNGMVIYIFSTEKGLRTPSNLFIVNLALSDFLMMSTNAFTMVYNCWNETWSLGLLMCDLYAFFGSLFGCCSIWSMTFIALDRYNVIVKGLSGKPLTNTGAIIRILICWMIGVVWGILPMLGWNRYVPEGNMTACGTDYLTDDWFHKSYILFYSLFVYYVPLFTIIYSYFFIVKCVSEHEKNMREQAKKMNTKSLRSGSDDGKSAEMKLAKIALVTISLWFMAWTPYTIINYTGVFKTANISPLATIWGSVFAKANAVYNPIVYGISHPKYKAALAKRFPALSCNDPPQPAGDNNSVASDTSAVTSNESANA; this is encoded by the exons ATGGCTTACTACGGGCCATCAGCCGGCATGTGGGGCCAGGGAATGAGCAACATGACAGTTGTCGATAAGGTCCCACCGGAGCTCGTTCATCTTGTGGATCCTCACTGGCAGCAGTTTCCTCCGATGAATCCTCTGTGGCATTCGATCATTGGATTCGTCATCTTCGTACTTGGTGTTATCTCCGTATGTGGCAACGGCATGGTAATCTACATCTTCTCAACGGAGAAAGGACTGCGAACGCCATCCAATTTGTTCATAGTGAATCTCGCCCTATCCGACTTCTTGATGATGAGTACGAACGCCTTCACAATGGTATACAACTGCTGGAATGAGACCTGGTCACTGGGACTACTCATGTGTGATTTGTATGCTTTCTTCGGATCACTGTTTGGATGTTGCTCTATTTGGAGTATGACTTTCATTGCCTTGGATCGCTACAACGTGATAGTCAAAGGTTTATCCGGAAAACCATTGACTAACACCGGAGCAATTATTCGAATCCTGATCTGCTGGATGATTGGAGTTGTTTGGGGAATCCTACCAATGCTCGGCTGGAATAGATACGTTCCCGAGGGCAACATGACCGCCTGTGGTACGGATTACCTGACCGACGACTGGTTCCATAAGTCGTACATTTTGTTCTACTCGCTTTTCGTTTACTACGTTCCGCTATTCACCATCATCTACTCATATTTCTTCATTGTCAAG TGCGTATCAGAACATGAAAAGAACATGCGTGAACAGGCAAAGAAAATGAACACCAAGTCACTTCGCTCCGGCAGCGATGATGGCAAATCGGCTGAAATGAAACTAGCAAAAATCGCCCTGGTAACTATCTCCCTCTGGTTTATGGCTTGGACGCCATACACCATTATCAACTACACTGGAGTATTCAAGACGGCCAACATTTCTCCGCTTGCTACTATTTGGGGTTCAGTATTTGCCAAGGCCAACGCGGTCTACAATCCAATCGTGTACGGCATCAGCCACCCGAAATACAAAGCCGCTCTAGCCAAGCGCTTCCCGGCACTTTCTTGCAACGATCCACCTCAACCTGCCGGAGACAACAACTCAGTTGCCTCGGATACTTCCGCTGTCACATCAAACGAATCCGCCAACGCCTGA
- the LOC129769467 gene encoding rhodopsin-like, with protein MAYYGPPPGMWGQGLSNMTVADKVPQELLHLVDPHWHQFPPMNPLWHSIIGFVTFVLGVISVCGNGMVIYIFSTEKGLRTPSNLFIVNLALSDFLMMCTNAFTMVYNCYHETWSLGVLMCDLYAFTGSLFGCCSIWSMTFIALDRYNVIVKGLSGKPLTNSGAILRILICWMIGVVWGILPMLGWNRYVPEGNMTACGTDYLTDDWFHKSYILCYSFFVYYVPLFTIIYSYFFIVKCVSEHEKNMREQAKKMNTKSLRSGSDDGKSAEMKLAKIALVTISLWFMAWTPYTIINYTGIFKTASISPLATIWGSVFAKANAVYNPIVYGISHPKYKAALAKRFPALSCNDPPQGGDGKSISSETSAVTTENA; from the exons ATGGCTTACTATGGACCACCACCTGGCATGTGGGGCCAGGGATTGAGCAACATGACAGTCGCCGATAAGGTTCCGCAGGAGCTACTCCATCTGGTGGACCCCCACTGGCATCAGTTTCCTCCGATGAATCCTCTGTGGCATTCGATCATTGGATTCGTCACTTTCGTACTTGGTGTGATCTCCGTCTGTGGCAACGGCATGGTAATATACATCTTCTCAACGGAGAAAGGACTGCGAACGCCATCCAATTTGTTTATAGTGAATCTCGCGCTGTCTGACTTTTTGATGATGTGTACGAACGCCTTCACAATGGTATACAACTGCTACCATGAGACCTGGTCACTGGGGGTTCTGATGTGTGATTTGTATGCGTTCACCGGATCCCTGTTCGGATGCTGTTCGATTTGGAGTATGACTTTTATCGCCTTAGATCGCTACAACGTGATAGTTAAAGGTTTATCCGGTAAACCATTAACTAACAGTGGAGCTATTCTACGAATCCTGATCTGCTGGATGATTGGAGTTGTTTGGGGAATCTTACCAATGCTCGGCTGGAATCGATACGTTCCCGAGGGCAACATGACCGCCTGTGGTACGGATTACCTGACCGATGATTGGTTCCATAAATCGTACATTCTATGCTACTCGTTTTTCGTATACTACGTTCCACTATTCACAATTATATACTCCTATTTCTTCATTGTCAAG TGCGTATCAGAGCATGAAAAGAACATGCGTGAACAAGCGAAGAAAATGAACACCAAGTCACTTCGCTCCGGCAGCGATGATGGCAAATCGGCTGAAATGAAGCTGGCGAAAATTGCCTTGGTAACCATCTCCCTCTGGTTTATGGCTTGGACGCCATACACCATCATCAACTATACTGGAATATTTAAAACGGCCAGCATTTCTCCGCTTGCAACCATTTGGGGTTCAGTATTCGCTAAAGCTAACGCGGTCTACAACCCAATCGTGTACGGCATCAGCCATCCGAAATATAAAGCTGCTCTAGCCAAGCGTTTCCCGGCACTTTCTTGCAACGATCCACCACAAGGTGGAGATGGAAAATCGATATCATCCGAAACGTCGGCAGTTACAACCGAAAATGCTTAA